One genomic region from bacterium encodes:
- a CDS encoding pitrilysin family protein, whose product MTKPLLVLFTLVFGLCILTTSAADQTGATALTTLKQSNDRIQSFTLDNGMTLLIKEDHAAPVVSIQIWVGSGSIHEGQLMGGGLSHYVEHMVFKGTPTRKPGDIAKTIISLGGELNAYTSLDRTVFFTDIPARNWKAGLDTLADAVINASFPEEEWRREKEVILREFSMGEDNPSRQIQELLFHTAYTAHPYRLPVIGLSDIFKSITREGLLDYYHRRYVPDNMVVAVVGDLNALEAREALTKAFASFARKPNPPIFVPAEPTQTAPRQVRKAGPYKISRLMVAFHTVTLSDPDAPALELLASITGGSQSSRLVQDIKETRKLVHDISASSFTMRDPGLFVVSAELDPARETEVVEAIDSATASWEKTRFTRDEIEKARRIMLVGELAQLQTMHGQAASYAEGQLFMADPRYAEAYLTRLQAVTPADLQAVARKYLRPENRVTVILGPEKESASTLPAAMSQPSEVFKKTLSSGIPLIVREDHRLPFVYVCAAFNGGVIAETETTSGITQLMAELLTRGTPNRSASDIAATLEQLGIALSPFAGYNSFGLRGQSLAGDTPLLMDVMFDCLGQSAFPTNEIDKQKTIQLAAIESRKEQPIQVAREALDAIIFAGHPYRLPLTGKPESVASLDQTTIREYYRKQLVSGNMVLSIFGDITAKDAEALAEKYTRRIRRDLAPARLAATPKPVLPARVEAREPREQCIVLFGFPGAGLADPRRDALLLLENAMSGMSSHLFDTIRDKRGLAYYASTSQRVGLDSGLFMIYAGTRADALPEVEKLFREEIERVVTKGLDPDEIDRARNMVIAEHEMGLQDNGNLAMVCALNELYQLGFDHEFTTRKRIEAVTPDQIRQAAASILVTNQLAISIVLPNVEEKTSASPH is encoded by the coding sequence ATGACCAAACCACTCCTCGTCCTGTTCACCCTCGTCTTCGGATTATGCATCCTCACGACCTCAGCGGCCGACCAAACCGGAGCGACCGCCCTCACCACCCTGAAACAATCCAATGACCGCATCCAGAGCTTCACGCTGGATAACGGCATGACCCTGCTGATCAAGGAAGATCACGCCGCCCCCGTGGTCTCCATTCAAATCTGGGTCGGCTCCGGCTCGATTCATGAGGGCCAGCTCATGGGCGGCGGCCTATCCCATTATGTTGAACACATGGTGTTCAAGGGAACCCCCACCCGTAAGCCGGGCGACATCGCCAAAACCATCATCAGTCTGGGCGGGGAACTGAATGCCTATACCAGCCTTGACCGGACCGTCTTCTTTACCGACATCCCCGCGCGCAACTGGAAAGCCGGACTTGACACCCTGGCCGATGCCGTGATCAACGCCTCTTTCCCGGAAGAGGAATGGCGGCGTGAAAAAGAGGTGATTCTTCGCGAGTTCAGCATGGGTGAAGATAATCCCAGCCGCCAGATCCAGGAATTGCTCTTTCACACCGCCTACACTGCCCACCCCTACCGGCTCCCGGTGATCGGGCTAAGCGATATCTTTAAATCCATTACCCGTGAGGGGCTTCTGGATTACTACCACCGGCGCTATGTGCCGGACAACATGGTCGTTGCGGTTGTGGGTGACCTGAATGCCCTGGAGGCCAGGGAGGCCTTGACCAAAGCCTTTGCCAGCTTTGCCCGGAAGCCCAACCCGCCCATCTTTGTCCCGGCAGAACCCACCCAAACCGCGCCCCGTCAGGTCCGCAAAGCCGGCCCCTACAAAATTTCCCGCCTGATGGTGGCCTTCCATACCGTCACCCTGTCAGACCCGGATGCCCCGGCCTTGGAACTCCTCGCCTCCATCACCGGCGGCAGCCAGAGCTCGCGCCTGGTGCAGGACATCAAGGAAACCCGGAAACTCGTGCATGACATCAGCGCCTCCTCGTTTACCATGCGGGATCCCGGCCTCTTTGTGGTGAGTGCCGAGTTGGATCCCGCGCGGGAAACCGAAGTAGTGGAGGCGATTGATTCCGCCACCGCGTCCTGGGAAAAGACCCGCTTTACCCGCGATGAAATCGAGAAGGCGCGCCGGATCATGCTGGTAGGCGAATTGGCCCAGTTGCAGACCATGCATGGCCAGGCCGCAAGTTATGCCGAAGGGCAGCTCTTCATGGCCGACCCTCGCTATGCCGAGGCCTATCTGACTCGCCTCCAGGCCGTCACGCCGGCCGACCTCCAGGCCGTCGCCCGGAAATACCTGCGCCCGGAAAACCGGGTCACCGTCATCCTCGGCCCCGAAAAGGAATCGGCGTCCACTCTCCCGGCCGCCATGAGCCAACCCTCCGAGGTGTTTAAGAAAACCCTTTCCAGCGGTATCCCGCTTATCGTACGGGAAGACCACCGGCTTCCCTTCGTCTATGTCTGCGCGGCCTTCAATGGCGGGGTCATTGCTGAAACCGAAACGACGAGCGGGATCACCCAACTGATGGCCGAACTGCTCACCCGCGGCACCCCCAACCGGTCCGCCTCCGACATCGCCGCCACCCTCGAACAACTCGGGATCGCGCTCTCCCCTTTTGCCGGGTACAATAGTTTCGGCCTGCGCGGCCAGTCCCTTGCCGGTGACACGCCTCTTCTGATGGACGTCATGTTTGACTGCCTCGGCCAATCCGCCTTCCCCACCAATGAAATCGATAAGCAGAAGACCATTCAGCTAGCCGCCATCGAGTCACGCAAAGAACAACCCATACAGGTGGCCCGCGAGGCACTGGATGCGATCATCTTTGCCGGCCACCCGTATCGCCTCCCCCTGACGGGGAAACCGGAGTCCGTCGCCAGTCTCGATCAGACCACGATCCGGGAGTACTACCGGAAACAGCTGGTCTCAGGGAACATGGTGCTCTCGATTTTCGGCGATATCACGGCCAAGGACGCCGAGGCGCTGGCAGAGAAATATACCCGCCGCATCCGTCGGGATCTCGCCCCGGCCCGATTGGCGGCAACCCCGAAACCCGTCCTCCCTGCCCGAGTGGAAGCCCGCGAACCCCGGGAACAATGCATTGTCCTGTTCGGCTTTCCCGGCGCCGGACTGGCCGACCCGCGCCGTGACGCGTTATTGCTTTTGGAAAATGCCATGAGCGGCATGTCCTCCCATCTCTTTGACACCATCCGTGATAAACGCGGACTGGCCTATTACGCCAGCACCTCTCAACGGGTCGGCCTTGATTCCGGCCTGTTTATGATTTATGCCGGAACCCGGGCCGATGCCCTGCCGGAAGTGGAGAAACTGTTCCGCGAAGAAATCGAACGGGTGGTAACCAAAGGGCTGGACCCCGACGAGATTGACCGTGCCCGCAACATGGTGATTGCGGAACATGAAATGGGACTGCAGGACAACGGAAACCTGGCCATGGTCTGCGCCCTGAACGAGCTCTATCAACTCGGCTTCGACCACGAATTTACCACCCGAAAACGCATCGAGGCCGTCACCCCCGATCAGATCCGCCAGGCCGCCGCCTCCATTCTGGTCACCAACCAACTGGCCATTTCCATCGTCCTGCCGAATGTAGAGGAGAAGACTTCAGCATCTCCACATTGA